The Spinacia oleracea cultivar Varoflay chromosome 2, BTI_SOV_V1, whole genome shotgun sequence DNA segment TCCGTATCAGTATGATCTGAAAACTCCGATTCGTCATCATCCTTCCTCTTCCTTTGTTTCTTCTGCTTTTTCTGTCCACCTGTGGCTCTATTAACTGCCTTTCTCTTCTTTTCACCCTTACTTGTTGCCTTTTGTGAACCCTATAATAAGATTGCATAGAACATACCACTTCTTATTAGTGTGTCACATTGAATCccctaaaacaaaaataatttcataCTAAGAAAGTATTTCACAGTAACCCCTAGCCACCTATTTAGAATCTTGTTTAATGTTACCTTTGCTGCTTCACCCTTTGAAGTGTTGAATGTTACCTTTGCTGCTTTATCCTTTGAAGTGTTGGCTGGAGGAATATCTTCCATTCGTGGAGCTGATATTTTCCTCCTACGCTTTTGCTTGGGTTTACCAGTTGCTGACTAGATCATAACAGCCACATAGAGTATGAATGAAATTTGTTGGATAGTTTAAGATGTTAACGGTTAACTATTTGAAGGACTTACGTTCTCTGCAACGTTAGCGTTGGCTCTTTTTTCTGCTGCTTTCTTCTTCGGTTTGGCCTTCGAGAGTTCCTTCCTTAAAGATGAGTTTGGTACTTTAGGGGGCCCGTGAACGACGTTAAAGGCACCCTGTCGTTCATATTGGCTCTCTGGCACCGGCCTTCCAATGGGGTAAGGGCTACCATAAACCACATCCCTAACAACCTTCACATGCACAACATATAAGTCGAGCTTCCAAAAGAAGGaataaacaattcaaaacaTGATGGAATAAAATGCACAATCCTAAATCCAAGCCGTGATCATATGGATATAACAAACAATTTGACAAAATTTCACGAAAAAAAAGTTTAATATGAAAGGATACCTCAGCGTGTCCAAAATTCCCATCTTCAACAGACTTATCGGACTCTATAACTTGGCAAATTTCCTCATTTGTCCACGCTGCCAGTCGTGGGGCGCCTATTTCCCACTTGTTACCCGAGTGGCCAAACTTGATTCTGTCCACATATGCAATCTGGAACAGGCAAATATACAAGTGTTTAAGAAAATTATAGAAGCAAACATAGAGAACAAATGCTTTTTACAATAAGGGGTTCGTGTCCATTACCAAGAGAACCAGTGCTGAAGACTTCATCCCTTCCTTCTTATCATGTTTACCTCACTGCAAAAGCCAATTATGTATGACCTAGGCCCAATTCCACCTCCATGGTTTGTGGAAATAATTGCTCCTCATCACAGCTAGCAACTTGGGGCTAATACCATTGTTTTTCGTCAAGCAGAAAAGATTACCGAGGCATAGTAGGATGAAATTCCTTATGAACTTCGACTTGTCCTTATACTCAAAATAAGCCATGTTCCATGCATCATGGTCAATCTGCCAGTTTAACTTCCCAAATTCTTTGGACAATTCGCTCAGCTCGTTGTCATAAGCAATTTTGTTTGGGAAATCCTACTTCATTTCGCCAGATGGCAATCCAGTTATTGCACCCCCCATTTCTTGGGTGATAGCTATCTCATAATCATCCCTTATTCGTAACACTCCTCTATTAGCATCCCACTGGCTTTGTAAGAAAGCAATGAAATATCTAtccaattttgttatttttaggTTCAAGATGGACCCAAAACCTGCTTCCTCAACCCATTGTCTCCTTGTATTACAAAGTGCCGCAACCAATTGTATGACACTATCAGGGTACGCCTTCAATGGTGGGTACTacacggcaaaaaaaaaaaaataagtttaaaaattataattaattgttTAACTCCTTGGTAAATAGGAATTTTGCACAAATTATACTTACTTCCTTTAACAGCTTTTTCATCTATGGATCGACCGgctttcttcctctcttttttcTCTACTGCATTGggaccaaaaaaaaattattagtaTGAACAAATAGTTTTAAGTTCACAAGCATCTATTGAAGAATGTAATGACCTGTAGCACTATCCACTTCCTGTCTTGGTTCTTCAACATCTGTATTCTCATCACTTGTATCTTCCTCTTGTCGATCTGCATTAGGaccaaaaataaatttattagtATGAACAAATAATTTTAAGTTCACAAGAATCTATTGAACAATTTAATGACCTATAGCTTCATTCACTTCCTGTCTGGCTTCTTCATCATCTGTTCTTTCATCGTCTGTATCTTCCTCTTCTTCAGCAACTGATGGTCCTGGTGCTTCATTGTGTGCATTATTGTACCCAACCCTCTCCTCCTTTTCCGCCTCTAACTCTTCAGCCTCACGCTGTCTATTCctctcctcttcctcctctaaTGCTTTAACCTGATGCTGCCTATTCCTCTCCTTTTCCGCCTCTAACTCTTCAGCCTCACGCTGTCTATTCctctcctcttcctcctctaaTGCTTTAGCTTGGTGCTGCCTATTCCTCTCCTTTTCTGCCTCTAACTCTTGAGCCTCACGCTGCCTATTCctctcctcttcctcttcctcctgtAACTTCTTATCCTCTAACTCTTGTGCCTCACGTTGTCTATTACTCTCCTCTTCCTCCTGTAACTCCTTATCCATCTTCTCCTTAGCCTCACACTCCCTATTCATCTCCTCTGCCTCCTGTAACTCCTTATCCATCTTCTCCTTAGCCTCACGCTCCCTATTAATCTCCTCTGCCTCCTGTAACTTCTTATCCATCTCCTCCTTAGCCTCACGCTCCCTAATCATCTGCGCTTCCCCCTCTAACTTCTTAGCCTCAGCCTCACGCTGACGCTCACGCTCCCTATTCCTCTCCTCTTCCTCTTCTGATGTCGTTGTTCCTTGTGTTGTGTCAGAATTTCCATGATCTTCATTCCCCTCCTTCCCTTCTACCGTAGAAATGGTGTGGCCTGGTGATCCCGTAGCAtcactgtaatcccccgtaattttataaatcttattaatacattttaacgtatagttaattatatttaaatagaatttacgaattttagaaataaaaatgtaattaacgaatatttatttttatacgttttaaatatttcaacgatttatgaaattaaaataattttagaatttcatgttgaaaataaatcgaattacaaaaccgattgaatttagagaacgttcctaatcgattttggaatgaaatcctaaaactaagttcctaattctagcccacttTGGTAAAGCCCATTGTGATAAACCTAAACCCCCATAATCTCAtctcacgtgaaaccaaagaaacaacaaaagaaaaatctcTCTCCTTCATCCTTCACCCTTCACGTGAACCCTCAAACCCTCAAACCTTGCAGCCGCCAGCCACCAGCCACCGCACACCGCCTGCACCACCCTCGCCGTCGGCGTCTCCTCCTTCGTCCGGTAAACCTCCCTCCTCTCTTATCTCT contains these protein-coding regions:
- the LOC130466726 gene encoding vicilin-like seed storage protein At2g18540, yielding MIREREAKEEMDKKLQEAEEINREREAKEKMDKELQEAEEMNRECEAKEKMDKELQEEEESNRQREAQELEDKKLQEEEEEERNRQREAQELEAEKERNRQHQAKALEEEEERNRQREAEELEAEKERNRQHQVKALEEEEERNRQREAEELEAEKEERVGYNNAHNEAPGPSVAEEEEDTDDERTDDEEARQEVNEAIDRQEEDTSDENTDVEEPRQEVDSATVEKKERKKAGRSIDEKAVKGSKYNLCKIPIYQGYPPLKAYPDSVIQLVAALCNTRRQWVEEAGFGSILNLKITKLDRYFIAFLQSQWDANRGVLRIRDDYEIAITQEMGGAITGLPSGEMK